From the genome of Pleuronectes platessa chromosome 12, fPlePla1.1, whole genome shotgun sequence:
ctcatcctcgaACCGAGAGAGGTGCTCTtcactcgtcctcctctcatACATGAGCTCAGCCTTCACTCTGTCCATCTAAGAAAAAGACATAAAGAACTTCTTGTACACCTGTATGgatatgtactgtatatgtacTATATGTATGTATGGACATGCTCATGTATGCAGGTAtgtgtatgtttatttttgtcaagatgcttgaataaaatatatataattatatataaactaTTCAGTTATCAATAGGGTagcattcattaattaataatattaatagtgAAGGAGCCTATTTTAACTGCCTAATAGACTTTTTTGTAGTTTGATCTACAACTTATCGTATATTCTCtctttaatcctcaaatcaacCACtacaaatgtgaaataaaagaagagaagtaaaaataaaaagtagatTGTTCTGAAATGTGATGGAGCTGAAGTACAAAGTAAAAATCCTGTACCTGTTGCCTGAGTCCCAACACAGTTTCTGCATTCTGCCTCTGAGCCTTGGCCTCATCACTCTCTCCGCCCCAGACCAAATGAGTCTCTTCTCCATCTCGGTACAGAGAAGGACTGGGACCGGTCCTTCCTGCCACACCTCTGCCGTGTTGTAGGGACAGGTTTATACATTGCCCCTTCATGATTGCATTTCCAGGTACTGAGGTGTGATTGGACAGAGTGTCTCGGAGACGGGCCGACTCATCCTCCAAGCGGCCCACTTTCTCCCGCAGCAGCTCCGCTTCGCTCTTGCGTCTCTGGAGTTCATTCTCGCAGACTTCGAGCTCCAGTGATCGCGTCCGCACGGCCGCCTGGGCCTCCTGGGATCGAACCTGGCTGGCCTGCAGTTCCGACCGGGCTTCTCTGAGCTGGGCCTTCAGGACAACAATGTCTCCTGCCTTCTGGCTCAGCTCTGACTGgagctccttcagctgctgttTCAGGAGGCAGATCTCCCCTGACTTCTGACACAcctggaggggggagagaggaggaaatgtttgtcaGGACAGATTACAAAcggtaatttttttaatttctttactCTTTACTTTGACAAATCTGAGCCTATGTAGGGTCCCCCCTGacaaacttttcattttgggtaaTTTTCAGCTTGTATTAGTGCATTAACAATTGAGAGATGACTAGAAAATGAGGTGAGAAAGAAACGGGGAATGAAAAGCAGCATTGGTTCTCTGATAAAACTCAAACAGGAACATAGCAGCTCATTATTGTTGGTTCCTTTAATCACTGACTCTCACCTCCCACTTTGTCTCCTCCAGACGTGGCCCAAGCTGCGTCTGCTCCCTCTGGATGGTGGCACACCTCCTCTCCAGcgtctctctgtcctgcagcagCGAGGAGaagtcctcctgcagcttcttcttctcctgctgtaGCTGAAATACCTGACGACACACAGAGACGTGTCCTTTCAAACTTGGAGCAAATCTCTTAACTCTTCATTTAAGTGTTGACTCAGTTATgacattaaatatgtaaaaaatactgaaaaacaGGACAGTGACTCTTGGAAGAAGATTGATTGCATACAGTAGATGTTTTGAGAAGTTTTTAAAGTCTTAACATACCTGTAACTGTAACACCTGCTGTGCCCTCTGGGCTTTCTGAGAGGCCTGCTTCATCTTCGAGGAACAGCtctgtctcatctcctccatctctctttcacaGCGCCGCTGCTTCTCCTCATACACCTGAGAGCAAAAGACATGTGTGAGTTCTTCATCTGTATTTGAAGCACATCAACTACTTTCTTTGGTGTTTCGAAAGACAGTTTGATCTGTGTGGTTTGGCTAACGGCTTCATGTCTCACCTGGCAGATAGCAGCTTCATTCTCATCCAGATTTTCCCGGAGCTGCTGGAGCTCCAGGTCTCGTTCCCTaagcttctcctccagctccctcacCACCGCCTCGTAACCTTCCACCAGGGGTGGCGAGTGGCCACAGGAGCCGCTGTCTGACAGGGGCTGCCCGCGCCCACTCAGCGACCCCGAGCCCGTGCTCTTGCTGGATGAGGAACGTCCACTGTCCGAGTTAGTGTGACCGTGGCTCCCACTTCCACCTGAAGTGTTTCGACCCAGGCCTGTGACGGGCTCCAGCTGGCCCCCGGAGCCAGAGCCAGAGCTGGAGCCCTCACTGGGGGCCAGACTGTAGCCTGTACTGCTGTGAGTGGGGAGGCTGGAGAGGGAGTTCCTCCCTGAATCTGACATGGAGCAAGACTGGCTGCTCCGAGGATTGCGACCACCACTGTAGGAGTTGCGTTTCCCTTCCGTGCTGGAGTTGCTGCTCCCTCCGTTAACTTTGGTGCTGCTGGAGATGTTGGATCCCCCGAGGGGCAGCAGGAGGCTGAGGCTGGCCTGGCTCTCTGACAGACTGGTGCCCCCTGGCCGCGGCGACAGGTACTGAACAGAGTGACGATTCTTGGGAATGACGGGTTTAAACGCCGTTGGGCGGATCAGCACTTTCTCCATGTTCTGAAAGCACAAAATTATAAGAACAGCATTAGTAATTGAAAAATACTAAAGCTGGGCGAATAGAAACAGTCAAATAAACTCATTATCAAGGGGTGAGTGATCTGACGGCAGGTCACCCCTCCAGGCTCTGATTATTTTAATTTGGGTTAATTGATATTCATGGGCTTCATTTAGCAAtcttaaaaaaagtaattttcaaGATGAAGGGAcagggaaaagagagggagaacggGAGGAGAGTCCAGAGAAAATCTGATTGAAGGGCAGAAAAACAACGAGGGGAAGGAGGAGCGGAGAGGAAGAGACGAGACAAAGACAGAGTGAGTCAGAAACTCCTCATGTTCTGTGAGTATTTTGCTTAGCAGCCATCCTCTGGGTTCACTAACTACATCGCAGCTGAATGTGAGTGAGCTCTGACATTGATCATCATGATCTGTCTGCAAGGTGAGTAGCTGTCAAATGATCCATCTGAGCCTGCCGGGCCAATGATTAAGCGTCTCCCTGAATCGATGGAAATAAAGAGCCAATTAGACAGCTGAGGTAACCTGCTGTAAAAGGTTTCAGCACAAGGGGCAGAAACACTCATGTCTGCAtaagtgtgtgttcatgagaggaaagagaacaaaTTTCCTCACTATAATATTAACTGTCAGTCTGTGATCATGAGCTGTAATTTAACGGAAATATCTTCAGGGCAGAGGTCATGGTCAGTTCTACAGCATAGAGCTGTTAAGGTCGCGTCTTAAATTTGCCTTTTAGAGACACTCGTATATCGCATGATACTTACATCTTGTGAACAGATACCTTGAGTCCAATCTCAGCGTTGTCTTTGTCAAATTAGTGGAATATATGTACAAAATAGTATACAGTTGTGAAATATCAGAAAATCTCTTATTCACCAAACGTTAAAGGGACTCAGACCAATAGGGCCTGAATAATACTTATACATTTCAGGGAGGTAGTGTTTCTACTTTATACATATCCCTATACCCTCAAAAATATATTAATCATaaagtaaaatgtataaaaaaagaaaattgtctcGAAAACGGACTTCATCCTCTGTTCATCGTGTGTCAGTGTCGCTCTACGACCTCCTTCTCCTACCTTCTCTAACTGTCCAGACACTGGGATGAGTTTGGGTGGAGGTCCTCCGATGTTGCCGTTCAGTGTCCTGTTCTCCCTTTGCTCctctgagtcactgcaggggCTTGCAGCTGCCACCAGGTTGTCGTTCCAGTCCCCGACCACCACCTCGTCGCTCACGTACCCAAAGTTCCCATTAATGCCACCCACTGTTGCAGCTGAGTTTCCGGGCCGAGGCTGCTTCTTGGTGGGCAGCGGCGGGGGCAGAACGTGGGCCTGAGGCTGCGTTTggtggctgataaccagcaacTGCTCTAAAGAGCTCCCGCTGCGGAGGGTGTTATCCTGAAGCCGGAAGCAGCTGGTAGCTGGTGTGGAGCGCCGTGGTTTGGTGGCGAACTCGCTGGCGGCCCGGCAGTGTTTCTCCTGGTACGTCCGGCCTGATATGAGACTGCTGACAGAACCCATGGCTGTCCCGGAGCTGCAGGGCCCACAGGGGACAGAGCAGGGGCCTGAGGGGGAGTGGGATGATAGCGGCCGACACTGCTGGACTTCGAGACCTGGATTGGAGTGGTCAGTCACGGTCACTGGTAGTGCCTGAACCAGAGCCATGGCAGCCCGACGCTGTCAGACACACCACACactctgaggagagagagagagagagagagagaaaacacagagagaactgTCAAATTCATATTCTATGTGCAACAGATGTGAATATCACACATGCTCCCTTGAAGATATTATCATTTACACCAGTGCTTTTCCAAGTAAACACAATCCCTATGGTTCCTGCAGGTCGCTGACACTCAAATCACATCCACGTGTAAAGAATGATATGAATGAGACTCATTAGGTGGTAGATTGCCAGCAGTTCTTTATTGTCAGTGTTGAATTATGAGgctaatgttattgttattaaaggGTTTGTattgaaatgattaaatgcctCAACTTCAATGAAAGAAGATAGATTCACTGTGTACGTGCCAAACCTATGATTAAAAACAATCCTCTTAGCAACGATGAAGCCAAAtcatttattgatttttctCCCAGCCAGTTGTCACTCGCAGAACTCATTAGCCGCAGCCACTTTACAGCTGTTCATTCGAGATCTTCCTCCAGACGGAGCAGGTCCCCAGACCCCCACTTCTTCCCCGTGAGGGCTCATCCTTCATTAAATACACTCTGCATCTCTAGCGACGCCACCGCTAATTGTCCAAGTCATTAACGAGGCAGGAAgataaaacaagaaagaaaagaggatggATTTAGTAAAAACCGAGGACGACACAGATGGAGGGAGTTCGAATGAGTCATGGTCGTCAcagtctgcagctgctctgtgatTTTCCCTGCAAGTCCTCGGCTGAACCTGTGCGCAGTCATCTGTATCTTACTTCTAAAGGCGTTTGAAATCCAGTCACTTTCCTGATGCACGATCACAATGCTCACAGgcctgtgaaaaaaaaaaactctttggaAAGAGCGAGCCACTATTTTTAGGATGAGAAACATGGATACACATTACTACAACACAGTAAGTGGCAGCAGATTAAGGTCTTCCATTTGCAGATAGTATTATCAGTGTTGGTTGCCTGCGGGGACAGAGAGGGGACACACATCCTGAGCCTGGCGTGCCAAGCCCAAATCCGTCTGGCCAAGTGGAATAATCCACGCCAGCTATGGCTGCACTCAGTCTGCCAGGACTAACGCTGTCATACAAACTGACACCCATAgaaacgcacacgcacacacagcgcATCAGTCAAGAAAGTCCCAGAGGAAACGTATTGCCTCCAAAGTAAATGCCAAAATAGAAAGGGGGCATGGTTTTGTTTATTGAAGCACAATTGAATCAAGGAATTAGATCAGATAGCGCCACGTTGCCTGATTCCATAGAAATGGGTCTTGCTCAAGTCTACTCATGAGGTGCAGTGTGAGCAGCACGTTTGCAGAGGCAGCTTCAatgctcggtgtgtgtgtgtgtgtgtgtgtgtgtgtgtgtgtgtgtgcgtgtgtccacaaaggaggtgTTCAGGCCCTGTTTGAGTTTTAGGTCGCCTGCATTTTAACAATGCTCACAGTCCAATACACAATCCCTGCAGTTATGTAAAGTGGTAGAAAATAGACTTGAAGTGTAAACATCTGCTTTGATCTACATTTCCTGGTGGAACAGCACAAGTGAAACACGAGCAATCGAGCTGAGTACAAAACATTGTGAAGAAAAGGAATCAGAGTGCTGCAAAAGAAGCTCCAAATGATGAAACTGCTTTCACTGTGGGATGTGGACATTTCAGAATGTCACTTCACCCCAAAGCCTCAATTCTAGCTTGGGAAAGTTACGATTTTAAGACGCATTTCAAAGCTCCAAAAAACCATAAGCTCGAAGCATACTGATGCTTTTACTTGTCATCATTTGTAATCTGGTGACCACGCCCACTATAGTTAGTGATAAGCCAATTGGGAGGTGAGAAAACAACTCCTCTTACTTCTTTCACTTCTCATGTGCACAACCAGGCTCAACAGCGTAAATTCCTTTGAGGATGGACTGACCCTATTCTCCCTATTTGCCTTCAAGTATTGCCAGGTATGAGTGGAggtgatttaaaaacacacgCCATAAAACTAACTCTAGCGAGGCGGATGGATTTCTCCCCGGCCGGAATCCATCTTGCAAGGCTCAAAGAGGCAGAGACACAGCGTTTCAGACCAAAAGGTCATGTGAGGGAGGAACTACTGGCAGctatgagtgtgtctgtgggc
Proteins encoded in this window:
- the lzts2a gene encoding leucine zipper putative tumor suppressor 2a, translating into MALVQALPVTVTDHSNPGLEVQQCRPLSSHSPSGPCSVPCGPCSSGTAMGSVSSLISGRTYQEKHCRAASEFATKPRRSTPATSCFRLQDNTLRSGSSLEQLLVISHQTQPQAHVLPPPLPTKKQPRPGNSAATVGGINGNFGYVSDEVVVGDWNDNLVAAASPCSDSEEQRENRTLNGNIGGPPPKLIPVSGQLEKNMEKVLIRPTAFKPVIPKNRHSVQYLSPRPGGTSLSESQASLSLLLPLGGSNISSSTKVNGGSSNSSTEGKRNSYSGGRNPRSSQSCSMSDSGRNSLSSLPTHSSTGYSLAPSEGSSSGSGSGGQLEPVTGLGRNTSGGSGSHGHTNSDSGRSSSSKSTGSGSLSGRGQPLSDSGSCGHSPPLVEGYEAVVRELEEKLRERDLELQQLRENLDENEAAICQVYEEKQRRCEREMEEMRQSCSSKMKQASQKAQRAQQVLQLQVFQLQQEKKKLQEDFSSLLQDRETLERRCATIQREQTQLGPRLEETKWEVCQKSGEICLLKQQLKELQSELSQKAGDIVVLKAQLREARSELQASQVRSQEAQAAVRTRSLELEVCENELQRRKSEAELLREKVGRLEDESARLRDTLSNHTSVPGNAIMKGQCINLSLQHGRGVAGRTGPSPSLYRDGEETHLVWGGESDEAKAQRQNAETVLGLRQQMDRVKAELMYERRTSEEHLSRFEDERRVWQEEKEKVIRYQKQLQQNYIQMYRRNRDLERVMRELSLELENRDMEDYEVHSGSNDIHFEEITATEI